The following coding sequences lie in one Pantanalinema sp. genomic window:
- a CDS encoding carboxypeptidase regulatory-like domain-containing protein, whose amino-acid sequence MRSRPRRISSALGLGTLILAGCDLLSGVPAGTIVGEVRFDGRPAPGVTVTLQSGNGTVWTDVTANGTAVSDASGQYRFENLKGGEYRVRFDVKPSLVTVGGTTIGPKEVGTWASNGVRLGMAGARLAAFDVSYNGLIYPESGKSNTYSAAMPLPFHWSTHRNGASYRVKIYDVSGGVTGTKP is encoded by the coding sequence ATGCGATCACGACCTCGACGGATTTCTAGCGCGCTGGGACTGGGCACCCTGATCCTCGCGGGGTGCGACCTCCTCAGCGGGGTCCCCGCGGGAACGATCGTGGGCGAGGTGCGCTTCGACGGCCGCCCCGCCCCGGGCGTCACCGTCACCCTCCAGTCGGGTAACGGCACCGTCTGGACGGACGTGACCGCGAACGGCACCGCCGTCAGCGACGCGAGCGGCCAGTACCGCTTCGAGAACCTCAAGGGCGGCGAGTACCGGGTCCGCTTCGACGTGAAGCCGAGCCTCGTGACGGTGGGAGGCACCACCATCGGCCCCAAAGAGGTCGGCACCTGGGCCAGCAACGGCGTCCGGCTCGGCATGGCCGGCGCGCGCCTGGCGGCCTTCGACGTCTCGTACAACGGCCTCATCTATCCCGAGTCCGGCAAGTCCAACACCTACTCCGCGGCCATGCCCCTGCCGTTCCACTGGTCCACCCACCGCAACGGCGCGAGCTACCGGGTCAAGATCTACGACGTGAGCGGCGGCGTCACGGGCACCAAGCC